A genomic stretch from Candidatus Lernaella stagnicola includes:
- a CDS encoding HRDC domain-containing protein, which yields MQVKVLAVPFDPQNQQFDNSEVETLGRECEILNQNHHFFAVNGQAYVALVISYQSRAESAARPHGKAKPPPAAHTSAKAEPPPRADNGGAKKTAYQPTELSPAEMEVFESLRRWRLDRAREMDVKPYHICSNRELEEIIRHRPQHTDQLAVIRGMSSAKIEAHGAALLAELKKHAARGR from the coding sequence ATGCAAGTCAAAGTGCTGGCCGTGCCTTTTGATCCACAAAACCAGCAATTCGACAATTCGGAGGTCGAAACACTGGGGCGGGAATGCGAAATCCTGAATCAAAACCACCACTTCTTCGCCGTCAACGGGCAGGCTTATGTCGCCCTGGTCATCAGCTATCAGTCGCGGGCTGAGTCGGCGGCCCGGCCGCACGGGAAAGCGAAACCGCCTCCGGCCGCGCACACTTCCGCCAAAGCCGAGCCACCGCCGCGGGCGGACAACGGCGGCGCGAAAAAAACGGCGTATCAACCGACCGAATTATCACCCGCGGAAATGGAAGTTTTCGAATCGCTGCGCCGGTGGCGGCTCGATCGCGCCCGGGAAATGGATGTTAAGCCGTATCACATTTGCTCCAATCGCGAGTTGGAAGAGATTATCCGCCACCGCCCGCAACACACCGACCAACTCGCCGTCATTCGGGGCATGAGCAGCGCCAAAATCGAGGCGCATGGCGCGGCGCTGCTCGCCGAACTGAAAAAACACGCAGCCCGGGGTCGTTGA
- a CDS encoding YifB family Mg chelatase-like AAA ATPase, with protein MLGKVISGATVGVEAFTIEVEVHAGRGLPNLQIVGLPDGVVRESVQRVRSALTNSGFSCLRNRTTVNLAPAELRKEGAALDLPIAVSLMQAYGLIPALRTRAHGLLGELGLDGSIKPVRGALVIAAHLHDEGCEGLLLPEANVKEAAAVEGLEVRGFKHMTEVVAWLRGEVSVDPAPRTPVMQMMPQVEGVDLADVCGQNHAKRALEITAAGGHNLLLIGPPGSGKTMLARRLPTLMPPLSMPELMETSKIYSVIGKLNGAGLLAARPFCNPHHGASDAGLIGGGPIPRPGQVSLAHNGVLFLDELPEFKRSVLEMLRQPLEDGHVTISRATVTTKYPARFILVAAMNPCPCGYLGDITRHCTCTPHAISRYRQKISGPLLDRIDMHVDVPAVPYREMRAGGGENSATVRERVAQARSFAGRRFAGTPVLSNADMTSRMTWRYAEPEAEGHRLLETLHDRLGLSARGLVRVLKVARTIADLEQSETVRVAHIAEAVQYRTLDRPVS; from the coding sequence ATGTTGGGCAAAGTAATCTCTGGTGCGACTGTCGGCGTCGAGGCGTTCACCATCGAAGTGGAAGTGCACGCCGGTCGGGGGTTGCCGAATTTGCAGATCGTCGGCTTGCCCGACGGCGTGGTGCGCGAAAGCGTGCAACGCGTGCGCTCGGCGCTCACCAACAGCGGTTTTTCCTGTTTGCGCAACCGCACGACGGTCAACCTCGCGCCGGCTGAATTACGCAAAGAGGGCGCGGCGCTGGATCTGCCCATTGCCGTGAGCCTGATGCAAGCCTACGGCCTCATCCCCGCGCTTCGCACCCGCGCCCACGGCCTACTGGGCGAACTGGGCCTCGACGGTTCGATCAAACCCGTACGCGGCGCGTTGGTGATCGCGGCCCATTTGCACGACGAAGGTTGTGAGGGGTTGCTGTTGCCCGAGGCCAACGTCAAAGAGGCGGCGGCCGTCGAAGGGCTGGAAGTTCGCGGTTTCAAGCACATGACCGAGGTCGTCGCCTGGCTGCGCGGCGAGGTAAGCGTGGACCCTGCACCGCGCACCCCCGTGATGCAGATGATGCCCCAGGTCGAGGGTGTCGACCTGGCCGATGTGTGCGGCCAGAATCACGCGAAACGCGCGCTGGAAATCACCGCGGCCGGCGGTCACAACCTACTGCTCATCGGCCCGCCCGGTTCCGGCAAAACCATGCTTGCCCGCCGTCTGCCCACGTTGATGCCGCCGTTGTCGATGCCCGAACTGATGGAAACCAGCAAAATCTACAGCGTCATCGGCAAGTTGAACGGCGCCGGGTTGCTGGCCGCCAGACCCTTTTGCAACCCGCATCACGGGGCCAGCGACGCGGGCCTGATCGGCGGCGGGCCGATTCCGCGACCGGGGCAGGTGAGCCTGGCGCACAACGGAGTTTTGTTTCTCGATGAACTGCCCGAATTCAAGCGTTCGGTACTCGAAATGTTGCGCCAGCCCCTCGAGGACGGCCACGTCACCATCAGCCGGGCGACGGTCACCACGAAATATCCGGCGCGTTTCATCCTGGTGGCGGCGATGAATCCATGCCCCTGCGGCTATCTCGGTGACATCACCCGCCATTGCACCTGCACGCCCCACGCCATCAGCCGCTACCGGCAGAAGATCAGCGGCCCGCTGCTCGACCGCATCGACATGCACGTTGACGTGCCCGCGGTGCCGTATCGCGAGATGCGCGCGGGCGGCGGTGAAAACTCGGCGACGGTCCGCGAACGCGTCGCACAGGCGCGAAGTTTTGCCGGGCGTCGTTTCGCCGGCACGCCCGTTTTGTCAAACGCCGACATGACCAGCCGCATGACGTGGCGTTACGCCGAGCCCGAAGCGGAAGGGCACCGGCTGCTGGAAACCCTACACGATCGCCTCGGGCTCTCGGCCCGGGGGTTGGTTCGCGTGTTGAAAGTGGCGCGGACCATCGCGGACCTCGAACAAAGCGAAACGGTGCGAGTCGCCCACATCGCCGAGGCCGTGCAGTACCGCACGCTGGATCGCCCGGTGAGCTAG
- a CDS encoding LexA family transcriptional regulator, which produces MDREFIDRMQALVNDHAGGVYTRFARQISVSATTMQRYLEGRAVPGYNILRGICDACGVTPNWLLLGWEPRYRNGGTVGAETIHIVSPGDTEAVSAADFQVVPIVNHHAWDEGADTAINPQTVTGCVILRFAVDRRLFGVRAEDDSMRPEIEPEDLLVIDPGMRDPAALENRLTLAHTENGVTVRRLVNGILYSNNPRFFPPERASKTKLLGAVSQVRRDS; this is translated from the coding sequence ATGGACCGCGAATTCATCGACCGTATGCAGGCTTTAGTAAACGATCATGCCGGTGGCGTCTACACGCGCTTTGCGCGGCAAATCAGTGTGTCGGCGACCACCATGCAACGATATCTCGAAGGTCGCGCCGTGCCCGGCTACAACATCCTGCGCGGCATATGCGACGCTTGCGGCGTGACGCCGAATTGGTTGCTTCTCGGCTGGGAACCGCGCTACCGAAACGGGGGCACTGTCGGTGCGGAAACGATTCACATTGTCTCCCCGGGCGATACCGAGGCCGTCTCCGCCGCGGATTTTCAGGTCGTGCCGATCGTCAACCACCATGCGTGGGACGAGGGGGCCGATACGGCGATCAATCCGCAAACCGTCACCGGTTGCGTTATCTTGCGTTTTGCCGTCGACCGTCGCTTGTTCGGCGTGCGGGCCGAAGATGATTCCATGAGGCCGGAAATCGAGCCCGAGGATTTGCTGGTGATCGATCCCGGCATGCGTGATCCCGCTGCGCTGGAAAACCGCCTAACTTTGGCGCACACCGAAAACGGCGTGACGGTTCGGCGCTTGGTCAACGGCATTCTGTACAGCAACAACCCGCGCTTTTTCCCGCCGGAAAGGGCGTCCAAAACCAAACTATTGGGCGCTGTATCGCAGGTCCGCCGCGATTCTTGA
- a CDS encoding VTT domain-containing protein → MQTPRHVAWIVAKALLVVVFLAILAVLVWRHNLPFADLRDMIRVETDKLGLFLSTLLFIVLYMLISTVPIPGREVFKLAAAVTFGYFSIVAVWWGEVLAGVVGFGLARFGGFELVKFLGGARVTDFNDTLRGATWKSITFLRIIPITPYRFFNFGAGLLDVRFGPYLSGTVLGTLVRTAIFQIIFVLFSDILIRQGVSIREVFFASIVFGSLMILSWIVLHRRRRKQATESEA, encoded by the coding sequence ATGCAAACTCCACGTCACGTCGCATGGATCGTCGCCAAGGCCCTGCTGGTTGTGGTCTTCCTGGCCATTTTGGCGGTGCTTGTCTGGCGACACAACCTCCCCTTCGCCGATTTACGCGACATGATACGCGTCGAGACCGACAAGCTCGGTCTGTTCCTGTCCACGCTGCTTTTCATCGTACTTTACATGCTGATCAGCACCGTGCCGATCCCGGGCCGCGAAGTTTTCAAGTTGGCCGCCGCGGTGACCTTCGGCTACTTCAGCATCGTGGCGGTGTGGTGGGGCGAAGTGCTGGCGGGCGTGGTGGGGTTCGGATTGGCTCGCTTCGGCGGTTTCGAATTGGTCAAATTTTTGGGCGGCGCGCGTGTGACGGATTTCAACGATACCTTGCGCGGCGCGACGTGGAAATCGATCACGTTTCTTCGAATCATCCCCATTACTCCGTATCGATTTTTCAATTTCGGCGCGGGATTGTTGGACGTACGTTTCGGCCCGTATCTTTCGGGCACCGTACTGGGCACACTGGTACGCACGGCGATTTTTCAGATCATCTTTGTGCTATTCAGCGACATCCTGATTCGGCAAGGAGTCTCGATTCGCGAGGTCTTTTTCGCATCGATCGTCTTCGGCTCGCTGATGATCCTCTCCTGGATCGTTCTCCACCGCCGGCGCCGAAAACAAGCCACGGAGAGTGAAGCATGA
- a CDS encoding glycosyltransferase, giving the protein MANNRYFASGGPERYLFFVERALRDAGHEVLPFALAYERNRETPAARFFPPPPVDGDFVLHADRSLSLREKIRLAIRVVRDRRVYRAARRAILENDIEVVYALQIAHYLYPDVLLAARDLGVPVVMRLSDYQLVCPAYNCLRDGQPCLACREGRGPALVHRCLKNSFSVSAARVLAMTYADLVGAHRGVQRYITPSRYLAETLVSCGFPAHEIVHLPTPLPLPEDPGPPPLEGPLLFVGGLYEAKGAHLAVEAVAGTGRKLLIAGDADTPYGRELQADVARRKISEVEFVGFAQGDVLSDLYRRALAVLVPSLWWENVPHVALEAHAHRRPVIAAGHGSLPEVVEPDVTGLLFAPGDADSLRREIEILARSGMADRMGVAGRRRVAERHAPDEHVSRLEFILRETLA; this is encoded by the coding sequence ATCGCCAACAACCGGTATTTCGCCTCGGGCGGACCCGAGCGTTATCTCTTTTTCGTGGAACGCGCGTTGCGTGATGCGGGCCACGAGGTCTTACCCTTCGCGCTGGCGTACGAACGCAATCGAGAAACGCCCGCCGCTCGCTTCTTCCCACCGCCGCCGGTCGACGGCGATTTCGTCCTGCACGCCGATCGGTCGCTGAGCCTGCGCGAGAAAATCCGCCTCGCCATCCGTGTGGTGCGCGACCGCCGTGTTTACCGCGCCGCGCGCCGCGCCATCTTGGAGAATGACATCGAGGTCGTCTACGCGCTGCAAATCGCTCACTACCTTTATCCGGACGTGCTGCTGGCTGCGCGCGACTTGGGGGTGCCGGTCGTCATGCGGCTCTCGGACTACCAACTGGTCTGCCCCGCTTACAACTGCCTGCGCGACGGGCAGCCGTGCCTCGCGTGTCGGGAAGGGCGGGGCCCCGCGCTCGTGCATCGCTGCCTGAAGAATTCCTTTTCCGTTTCCGCCGCGCGCGTGTTGGCCATGACCTATGCCGACCTCGTCGGCGCTCACCGCGGCGTGCAACGCTACATCACGCCGAGCCGCTACTTGGCCGAAACCCTCGTAAGCTGCGGCTTCCCGGCCCACGAAATCGTTCACCTGCCTACACCGCTGCCGTTGCCGGAAGATCCCGGTCCGCCGCCCTTGGAAGGGCCGCTGCTTTTCGTCGGCGGGCTGTACGAAGCCAAAGGGGCGCACTTGGCCGTGGAGGCCGTCGCGGGCACTGGGCGCAAGCTGTTGATTGCCGGGGACGCCGACACGCCGTACGGGCGCGAATTGCAGGCGGACGTGGCGCGGCGGAAAATCTCGGAAGTCGAATTCGTCGGGTTCGCGCAAGGCGATGTTCTGAGCGATCTGTACCGCCGGGCGCTGGCGGTTCTCGTTCCATCGTTGTGGTGGGAGAACGTGCCGCACGTGGCGCTCGAGGCGCACGCGCATCGGCGACCGGTGATTGCGGCGGGGCACGGCAGTCTGCCCGAAGTTGTCGAGCCGGACGTGACGGGCTTGCTGTTTGCGCCGGGCGACGCCGATTCGCTGCGGCGGGAGATTGAAATTCTGGCGCGAAGTGGCATGGCCGATCGGATGGGTGTGGCCGGGCGGCGGCGGGTGGCCGAACGTCACGCCCCGGACGAGCACGTGTCGCGCCTGGAATTCATTCTGCGCGAGACTCTCGCATGA
- a CDS encoding glycosyltransferase family 39 protein, translating into MKLPRAAWILVIVHLLLTGFFALVQPHLHLLDDAYYTLTVARHIADGQGITYGGAPTNGFQPLYGFVMAPVMWLFGGHPEWCLRLAKLFLAFCSAALLVVLMKVARRLLDDGAAWLVGLLFVANANLLGHSLSGLETSLHALLFWLFVYLYLQFRDDERTKVLVALGLLLGLTAYARFDTVFLMAGVAVDIVWRKRREPRAVLGRGFLMFTPAALLLAPWFVWSRFACGSFFQSSGAFHRWRGLLQQGVPESWPGMIKFAAVKWISLGIKLPLEPLFGYERAMRVLAARLLSGERQTSGFLVQLGRDRPLIAVALVALALAIAALLFWFGRRHVGRIKKLEPLAFLLVPLAGAAVFYPLYMLNYSMRHFYALSLGVALIWAAFFSGFLTADRLAGNARRVAAGALLVFLLALPGLKDWTADHTPRDAWRLIDTIEKNVPTGSRIGYTDCGVFGFYLLDFEVVNLDGILNFEALHAMRDGDIGAYLIEHDVPYVLHLHNFQADYATQWQTQVAPRAVPLLDVDWIYRLKIVPDAP; encoded by the coding sequence ATGAAGCTGCCGCGCGCCGCTTGGATCCTCGTCATTGTTCACCTTCTGTTGACGGGCTTTTTCGCCCTGGTTCAACCGCACCTGCACTTGCTGGACGACGCCTACTACACTTTGACCGTCGCCCGCCATATCGCCGACGGGCAGGGCATCACTTATGGCGGCGCGCCCACGAACGGATTTCAACCGCTCTATGGCTTCGTCATGGCGCCGGTGATGTGGCTGTTTGGCGGCCACCCGGAATGGTGCCTGCGGCTGGCGAAACTCTTTCTGGCCTTCTGCTCCGCTGCGCTTTTAGTCGTGTTGATGAAAGTCGCCCGGCGACTGCTGGACGACGGCGCGGCGTGGCTCGTCGGCCTGCTTTTCGTCGCCAACGCCAACCTGCTCGGCCACAGCTTGAGCGGCTTGGAAACCTCGCTGCACGCCTTACTTTTCTGGCTCTTCGTCTATCTCTATCTCCAATTTCGCGACGACGAGCGCACGAAGGTGTTGGTCGCCCTCGGCTTGCTGCTCGGTCTAACCGCCTACGCCCGCTTCGACACCGTGTTTTTGATGGCCGGGGTGGCGGTCGATATCGTTTGGCGAAAGCGGCGAGAACCACGCGCCGTGCTCGGACGTGGTTTTCTCATGTTCACACCGGCGGCGTTGTTGTTGGCGCCGTGGTTCGTCTGGAGCCGGTTTGCGTGCGGGTCGTTCTTCCAATCCAGCGGCGCGTTCCACCGATGGCGCGGCCTACTGCAGCAAGGCGTCCCGGAATCATGGCCGGGGATGATCAAATTCGCGGCGGTCAAGTGGATCAGTCTAGGCATCAAGCTGCCGTTGGAACCATTATTCGGCTACGAACGCGCAATGCGAGTGTTGGCGGCGCGCCTGTTATCCGGCGAGCGGCAGACCAGCGGTTTTCTCGTGCAATTGGGGCGCGACCGACCTTTGATTGCCGTGGCGCTGGTCGCACTTGCTCTCGCCATTGCGGCGTTGCTCTTTTGGTTCGGACGGCGACACGTCGGGCGCATCAAAAAGCTCGAGCCGTTGGCTTTCCTACTCGTACCGTTGGCGGGCGCGGCCGTTTTCTATCCGCTGTACATGCTCAATTATTCCATGCGGCATTTTTACGCCCTGAGTTTGGGCGTGGCGTTGATTTGGGCGGCCTTCTTCTCGGGTTTTCTGACCGCTGATCGCTTAGCGGGAAACGCGCGACGGGTGGCTGCGGGGGCGCTGTTGGTTTTCCTGCTTGCGCTGCCGGGACTGAAGGATTGGACGGCCGACCACACGCCCCGCGACGCGTGGCGGTTGATCGATACGATCGAGAAAAACGTGCCGACCGGGTCGCGTATCGGCTACACCGATTGCGGCGTGTTCGGCTTCTACCTTCTCGATTTCGAGGTCGTTAACTTGGACGGCATCCTCAACTTCGAAGCGCTGCACGCGATGCGCGACGGCGATATCGGCGCCTACTTGATCGAGCATGACGTACCCTACGTGCTTCATCTGCACAATTTTCAGGCTGACTACGCTACGCAGTGGCAAACTCAGGTCGCGCCGCGGGCCGTGCCCTTGCTGGATGTGGATTGGATTTACCGGTTGAAAATCGTGCCCGACGCGCCGTAA
- the icd gene encoding NADP-dependent isocitrate dehydrogenase codes for MPHKIRFVDGELQVPDNPFVVLLCGDGIGPEVVDAAVKVVDKAVLRSYAGQRRIKWQEQPAGERSLHDNGDLLPETTLQAIRDHIVALKGPMTTPVGHGFRSANVALRQRLDLYACVRPVRYYSGVPSALRRPEKLDVVIYRENTEDVYAGVEYAAGSPEAETFIAQAKKFGSDIRRDSAIGLKPISEFASKRLIRRAIEYALENERKKITLVHKGNIMKFTEGAFQKWGYELAREMLGNRMVTGDQVGPDRSPPPGKILVQDKIADAMFQDLIRRPQWHDVIVTTNLNGDYLSDAAAAQVGGLGMAPGANIGDEAAVFEATHGSAPQYAGQDKVNPTSVILSGSLMLRYMGWHEAARLIEAAVEETILRKIVTYDLARLLKNPTEVSCSGFGKMVEDSITRMI; via the coding sequence ATGCCCCATAAAATCAGGTTCGTAGATGGAGAACTGCAGGTCCCCGATAATCCGTTCGTCGTCTTGTTATGCGGCGACGGCATCGGACCCGAGGTGGTCGACGCCGCGGTGAAGGTCGTCGACAAAGCCGTACTGCGAAGCTACGCCGGACAGCGGCGCATCAAGTGGCAGGAGCAGCCCGCCGGAGAGAGATCGCTGCATGACAACGGCGACCTACTGCCCGAAACGACGCTGCAAGCGATACGCGACCACATCGTCGCTCTAAAAGGACCCATGACCACTCCGGTCGGCCACGGTTTTCGCTCGGCCAATGTGGCGCTGCGCCAGCGGCTGGACCTGTATGCCTGCGTGCGGCCGGTTCGTTATTACAGCGGCGTGCCCAGCGCCCTGCGGCGTCCGGAGAAACTCGACGTCGTCATTTATCGAGAGAACACCGAGGACGTTTACGCCGGCGTCGAGTACGCGGCGGGATCGCCGGAAGCCGAAACCTTCATCGCCCAAGCGAAAAAGTTCGGCTCGGACATCCGGCGTGACAGCGCCATCGGCCTCAAACCGATCAGTGAATTCGCCAGCAAGCGCCTGATTCGCCGCGCCATCGAATACGCCCTGGAAAACGAGCGGAAGAAAATCACCCTCGTGCATAAGGGCAACATCATGAAATTCACCGAGGGCGCCTTCCAAAAATGGGGTTACGAGCTGGCGCGCGAAATGCTCGGCAACCGCATGGTCACCGGCGACCAAGTCGGCCCCGACCGCTCACCGCCGCCGGGCAAGATTCTCGTGCAGGACAAGATCGCCGATGCCATGTTTCAAGACCTGATCCGCCGCCCCCAGTGGCACGACGTCATCGTGACCACCAACCTCAACGGCGACTACCTTTCCGACGCGGCCGCGGCTCAAGTAGGCGGCCTGGGTATGGCGCCCGGGGCAAACATCGGCGACGAGGCGGCGGTTTTCGAAGCCACGCACGGCAGCGCGCCGCAATATGCGGGCCAGGACAAAGTGAACCCGACCAGCGTTATTCTTTCCGGCTCGTTGATGCTGCGCTATATGGGATGGCACGAGGCGGCGCGGCTGATTGAAGCCGCGGTCGAGGAAACGATCCTGCGCAAAATCGTGACCTACGACCTGGCTCGCCTACTGAAAAACCCGACCGAGGTTTCGTGCAGCGGTTTCGGCAAAATGGTGGAAGATTCCATCACGCGGATGATTTGA
- a CDS encoding sigma-54 dependent transcriptional regulator, which translates to MSDMLIVDDHKTTADSIAQIGQRLGLDVQVLYDGAEALSAVDQKPFDVVVTDLRLPGASGMDILSHATSANPDGAVMVITAYGSIEKAVEAMRKGAFDFISKPFTIDEIRVKLEKALAHVEAQREMQRMRASLDSLFEDETRRYNFNEIVGRSSAMQKVFDTIRKVAASDASVLILGDSGTGKELVARAIHFNGPRKDDPFVRAHCAAYAEGVLESELFGHEKGAFTGAVRRKIGRFEQAHRGTLFLDEIGDVNHNIQVKLLRFLQEKEFERVGGNHTISVDVRILSATNHDLKGLIAERRFREDLYYRLNVISIYIPPLRERREDIPLLVEHFLRKAAGRNPVKLIDPEAMILLTHYHWPGNIRELQNVIERAVVLTSRERISLDQLPHDITGSAESATPRLHGPVDFDSEVEKFERDLIAGALVESDHVKTRAAALLGIDRNRLRYKMEKYGIADDAPAK; encoded by the coding sequence ATGTCAGACATGCTGATTGTCGACGATCACAAAACAACCGCCGACAGCATCGCGCAAATCGGCCAGCGCCTCGGCTTGGACGTGCAGGTATTGTACGACGGCGCCGAAGCTCTGTCGGCCGTCGACCAAAAACCCTTCGACGTGGTGGTGACCGACCTGCGGCTCCCCGGCGCGTCGGGCATGGACATTCTCTCTCACGCCACGTCCGCCAATCCCGACGGCGCGGTGATGGTCATTACTGCCTACGGATCGATCGAGAAGGCTGTCGAGGCCATGCGCAAAGGCGCATTCGACTTCATCTCCAAACCCTTCACCATCGACGAGATCAGGGTGAAGCTCGAAAAAGCGCTGGCCCACGTCGAGGCGCAGCGCGAGATGCAGCGCATGCGAGCCAGTTTGGATTCGTTGTTCGAAGACGAAACCCGCCGCTACAACTTCAACGAGATCGTCGGCCGTAGCAGCGCGATGCAAAAAGTGTTCGACACGATCCGTAAAGTGGCGGCCTCGGACGCCTCGGTATTGATCCTGGGCGACAGCGGCACGGGTAAGGAACTCGTGGCCCGCGCCATTCACTTCAACGGCCCGCGTAAGGACGACCCTTTTGTGCGCGCGCACTGCGCGGCCTATGCTGAGGGCGTGTTGGAATCGGAACTGTTCGGGCACGAGAAGGGCGCGTTCACCGGGGCGGTGCGGCGCAAGATAGGCCGTTTTGAACAAGCGCATCGCGGCACGCTCTTCCTCGACGAAATCGGCGACGTCAACCACAACATCCAAGTGAAGCTGCTGCGCTTCTTGCAGGAAAAGGAATTCGAGCGCGTCGGCGGCAACCATACGATTTCGGTAGACGTGCGGATCCTTTCGGCCACGAACCACGACCTCAAGGGACTGATCGCCGAGCGCCGTTTCCGTGAGGATTTGTACTACAGGCTGAACGTCATTTCGATTTATATCCCACCCCTGCGCGAGCGCCGCGAAGACATCCCCCTGCTCGTCGAGCACTTTCTACGCAAGGCGGCGGGCCGCAATCCGGTGAAGCTGATCGACCCCGAGGCCATGATTTTACTGACCCATTATCACTGGCCGGGCAACATCCGCGAATTGCAGAACGTCATCGAACGCGCCGTGGTGTTAACCAGCCGCGAACGCATCTCCCTGGATCAATTGCCCCACGACATTACAGGTTCGGCCGAAAGCGCCACGCCGCGCCTTCACGGACCGGTCGATTTCGACTCCGAAGTCGAGAAATTCGAAAGGGACTTAATCGCCGGAGCGTTGGTCGAGTCGGACCACGTCAAAACTCGCGCCGCGGCGCTGCTGGGCATCGACCGTAATCGACTGCGTTACAAAATGGAAAAATACGGCATCGCCGACGACGCACCAGCAAAATAA
- a CDS encoding ATP-binding protein gives MSRILFEPSQRLLWRIMLAFTLVLMIQAGASGYLIFNAMDKLLQANLNGKLFRVAALAADDPIISHTLDVSDEDRNAQQVLDQASGFFTELTSLVDVRRAYLFRLEENRFVYLAGTIDTERLKKVPTPLLNASELQTLREGHTITSRPFRLEPGGLMKAVYVPILRNGNMVGLLAIDDDAQDLESLTRLKQQLRAIAAGAFFIVVLVSFLLARTIVRSVRKLVDAAENMGLGDFSARFNVTGNDEINFLGQTFNDMAEDIQARDEQISRMNEAALADARQLYEHVLRAAYSAILTADKDDLLTSENPAAAELLGPAPDGPITMTRRLGPYPELLKLWRQRRLARDVEVTIVRAGDTRVVEATIAQLTDHRNQPIGHSLTLVDRTEITELQSELAMRDRLAALGELAAGIAHEIRNPLNGIQLMLGLVHEDLREKGVTDERFKNIYDEVSRLNTILNDFLLFARPKAIERTPSSLTDLAEDALMLIAPQIETKQIEIVRTYDEIIPAATVDQAAMRRVLVNLVKNACEAMDTSGKLFIEISGPATTGNGFRIRVRDTGPGIAEDVMNRLFNPFVTTKDEGTGLGLSIVHKTIINHHGSITCRNHPDGGACFTVILPAGEE, from the coding sequence ATGAGTCGCATTTTATTCGAGCCCAGTCAGCGCCTGTTGTGGCGCATCATGTTGGCCTTCACGTTGGTTCTGATGATTCAGGCCGGAGCATCCGGCTATCTGATTTTCAACGCGATGGACAAGCTGCTGCAAGCAAATCTCAACGGCAAGTTGTTCCGTGTCGCGGCGCTCGCGGCCGACGACCCGATCATCTCGCACACCCTCGACGTCAGCGACGAGGACCGCAACGCGCAGCAGGTGTTGGACCAAGCCTCGGGCTTTTTTACGGAACTCACGTCGTTGGTCGATGTGCGCCGCGCTTATCTGTTTCGGCTGGAGGAGAATCGCTTTGTCTACCTGGCGGGAACGATTGATACCGAACGCTTGAAGAAAGTGCCGACGCCGCTGCTCAACGCTTCGGAGCTGCAAACTTTGCGCGAGGGGCACACCATCACCAGCCGCCCGTTCCGACTGGAGCCCGGCGGACTGATGAAAGCCGTCTACGTCCCGATTTTGCGCAACGGTAATATGGTCGGCCTGCTGGCGATTGACGACGACGCCCAGGACCTCGAAAGCCTCACGCGCTTGAAACAGCAGCTTCGGGCAATCGCGGCCGGGGCGTTTTTCATCGTCGTGCTCGTTTCGTTTCTTTTGGCGCGTACGATTGTACGCTCGGTTCGCAAGCTCGTGGACGCGGCCGAGAATATGGGGCTTGGCGATTTCTCGGCGCGCTTCAACGTAACGGGCAACGACGAGATCAATTTCCTGGGTCAAACCTTCAATGATATGGCGGAGGACATTCAAGCCCGCGACGAGCAGATTAGCCGCATGAATGAAGCGGCGTTGGCCGACGCCCGGCAACTGTACGAACATGTCCTGCGCGCGGCGTACTCGGCGATACTCACCGCCGACAAAGACGACCTGCTCACCAGCGAAAACCCTGCCGCCGCCGAACTGCTCGGCCCCGCGCCCGACGGCCCGATCACCATGACCCGACGTCTGGGTCCCTACCCCGAGTTGTTGAAACTTTGGCGGCAACGCCGGCTGGCGCGTGACGTGGAAGTAACGATCGTGCGCGCCGGCGACACACGCGTCGTCGAAGCGACCATCGCGCAGCTAACCGACCACCGCAACCAACCGATCGGCCACAGTTTGACGCTGGTCGACCGTACGGAAATCACCGAACTGCAGAGCGAGTTGGCCATGCGCGACCGCTTGGCCGCCCTAGGCGAGTTGGCCGCGGGCATCGCGCACGAAATTCGCAATCCGCTCAACGGCATCCAACTCATGCTCGGGCTGGTGCACGAGGACCTGCGCGAAAAGGGCGTCACGGACGAGCGTTTCAAAAACATCTACGACGAAGTCTCGCGGCTTAATACGATCCTGAACGACTTCCTCTTGTTCGCGCGCCCCAAGGCCATCGAACGCACGCCCAGCAGTCTGACCGACCTGGCCGAGGACGCGCTGATGTTGATCGCGCCGCAGATCGAAACGAAGCAAATCGAAATCGTGCGCACGTACGACGAGATCATACCGGCGGCAACCGTCGACCAGGCGGCCATGCGTCGCGTGTTGGTGAACTTGGTGAAGAACGCTTGCGAAGCGATGGATACAAGCGGCAAACTGTTTATTGAGATCAGCGGCCCGGCGACGACCGGGAATGGTTTTCGCATCCGTGTTCGCGATACCGGCCCGGGCATCGCGGAGGACGTGATGAACCGCTTGTTTAATCCCTTCGTGACGACCAAAGACGAAGGAACCGGCCTGGGCCTATCGATCGTACACAAGACGATCATCAATCATCATGGATCCATCACCTGTCGCAACCACCCCGACGGGGGCGCCTGCTTCACGGTGATCTTGCCCGCAGGAGAGGAGTAA